In Coleofasciculus sp. FACHB-T130, the genomic window TCCCCTGCAAGCGATCGCTGGTGCTTCAGGCGTCCAACACCAGTACACCCGCCATCCTGTGCGGGAACTAGGCGCAGAAAGTTCTCTGTTGTGGCTGATTCAAGTAGGCATTCTGCGGCGAGAGGTGGATGGTCAAGGAATCACCGATAGTTTTCGCCTCACGCCTTTGGGACGCCAATTGGTTGAAAAATGGGAACTTCAGGGTGGTTCGTGGCCTGCCCCCTCT contains:
- a CDS encoding Npun_F0494 family protein, translated to MNSVEAKNSQSIQYSPGSVSRAERAMRCSPFLLPLFAAMRSTSVPLQAIAGASGVQHQYTRHPVRELGAESSLLWLIQVGILRREVDGQGITDSFRLTPLGRQLVEKWELQGGSWPAPSLSDRFYNALNRWFRLF